In one Solanum lycopersicum chromosome 11, SLM_r2.1 genomic region, the following are encoded:
- the LOC101264699 gene encoding E3 ubiquitin-protein ligase BRE1 produces MAVAGLHNISTFGSSLFIESQSSVSRQRGEHDRPKTRASSIRQMWRELESEHVVSNSYAPTGDRQRPQGNDGVNEDQNQSHIELDNYFDDGRSVSSDLSSDLGEVERERVRQIIQEWMHTGVKSHSQSLNVSHVNNCSKAQCERTSIHQSGTSSPRDEVAVEIGSQFEQGRDGLSVDHSRHGERKALRKLCGRQALVDLLMRSQREREKELQGLLECKPVSDFAYRNRIQSLLRGRFLRNDSLTNDERTASNAASELGLLRRRHTVSDLREEILSRLDDNVRGSTTNTQPSSPKDEPHPSQSNSEQEVIDECYDQAELINEEREINGSHAVTNSENTICELVNHQCNIDQIAETSEQVGEDEDHDQATSNLVLFGSLPVRHNNENIDLVENDGNQWLQEEHATFHDNDATQSEASDFNDVLNGHFRDLDRNIFEDYDWEGSSAQAEELQEYILEPEGSDLEQAEELEEFVTEHEESESQHLYADQNEWIDDATENMGGDSQEGTPNQSYPESLDGGIEEQNHTQEPHDDEWHEEANDDWSDTPSGQVDGSIGRVDSFYIPDDDNVYSIELRELLSRRRVSNLLRSSFRESLNQLIQSYVERQGNASFDWDMDGTSSYPSDAEQEQQQENVNQEGPQMNMEGNPFSMTPPPEAPPQPHWNRVSEHQNFRRQNPHQHMGESEWDIINELKIDMAVLHQRMNDMQRMLQTCMEMQVELQRSVRQEVSAALNRSAGSTDVNICGDGLLNDESKWDKVRKGICCLCCKNNIDSLLYRCGHMCTCSKCAEQLMHEKAKCPMCLAPVVEVIRAFSSQ; encoded by the exons ATGGCTGTTGCTGGTTTGCACAATATATCTACATTTGgttcttctttatttatagaGTCTCAGTCCTCGGTGTCGAGGCAGCGGGGTGAACATGATAGGCCAAAAACCCGAGCATCATCTATTCGGCAAATGTGGAGGGAGCTTGAGAGTGAGCATGTGGTGAGTAATTCTTATGCCCCTACCGGCGACAGGCAGAGACCTCAGGGGAATGATGGTGTCAATGAGGACCAAAATCAAAGCCATATCGAGTTAGATAATTACTTTGATGATGGCCGCAGTGTTAGCTCAGATCTATCTAGTGATCTTGGGGAGGTTGAACGCGAAAGAGTGAGACAAATTATTCAGGAATGGATGCACACCGGTGTGAAGAGTCATTCGCAATCATTGAATGTCTCACATGTGAACAACTGTTCAAAGGCACAGTGTGAACGAACGAGTATTCATCAGAGTGGAACAAGTTCTCCTAGAGATGAAGTTGCTGTTGAAATTGGTTCCCAATTTGAACAAGGGCGTGATGGGTTGTCGGTCGATCATTCACGACATGGAGAGAGGAAGGCCTTACGCAAACTCTGTGGTAGACAAGCTCTTGTTGATTTACTGATGAGATCTCAAAGGGAAAGGGAAAAGGAACTTCAGGGATTGTTGGAGTGTAAGCCTGTATCAGACTTTGCCTATCGCAATAGGATTCAG TCATTACTCCGGGGAAGGTTTTTGCGAAATGATAGCTTGACCAATGATGAAAGAACTGCTTCAAATGCAGCGAGTGAACTGGGCTTACTAAGGCGAAGACATACTGTGTCTGACTTAAG GGAAGAAATTTTGTCCAGATTGGACGATAATGTGCGTGGTTCAACTACTAATACGCAGCCATCCTCTCCAAAGGATGAACCTCACCCATCTCAATCAAACAGTGAACAAGAGGTAATAGACGAATGCTATGATCAGGCTGAACTTATTAATGAAGAGAGAGAGATCAATGGGTCTCATGCGGTAACAAACTCCGAAAACACTATTTGCGAGCTTGTGAATCATCAATGTAACATTGACCAAATAGCTGAAACATCAGAGCAAGTTGGAGAAGATGAGGATCATGACCAAGCTACGTCAAATTTGGTGTTATTTGGTAGTTTACCTGTAAGACACAATAACGAGAATATAGACTTGGTGGAAAATGATGGTAATCAATGGTTGCAGGAAGAACATGCAACCTTCCATGACAATGATGCTACACAGAGTGAAGCAAGTGATTTTAATGATGTCCTAAATGGTCATTTTCGTGATTTGGATAGAAATATCTTTGAAGATTATGACTGGGAAGGTTCATCAGCTCAGGCAGAGGAGCTACAGGAATATATTCTGGAACCTGAAGGAAGTGATTTGGAGCAAGCGGAAGAGCTGGAGGAATTTGTAACAGAACATGAGGAAAGTGAGTCACAGCATTTGTATGCTGATCAGAATGAATGGATAGATGACGCGACAGAAAACATGGGCGGAGATTCGCAGGAAGGGACTCCTAACCAATCTTATCCAGAAAGTTTGGATGGTGGCATTGAAGAACAAAACCATACGCAAGAACCACATGATGATGAGTGGCATGAAGAGGCAAATGATGACTGGTCCGACACGCCTTCCGGTCAGGTTGATGGGTCCATTGGAAGGGTTGATTCATTTTATATACCAGATGATGACAATGTTTATAGCATCGAACTTCGAGAACTGCTAAGCAG GAGGCGAGTCTCTAATCTGCTTCGTAGCAGTTTCCGTGAAAGTCTAAACCAGCTGATACAATCTTATGTCGAAAGACAAGGTAATGCTTCTTTTGACTGGGATATGGATGGAACATCCTCATACCCCTCTGATGCAGAGCAGGAGCAGCAGCAGGAGAATGTTAATCAAGAAGGGCCTCAGATGAATATGGAGGGAAATCCATTTTCTATGACTCCACCTCCAGAGGCACCTCCTCAGCCACATTGGAATCGGGTTTCTGAGCATCAGAATTTCCGTCGCCAAAATCCACATCAGCACATGGGAGAATCA GAGTGGGATATCATCAACGAACTGAAGATTGACATGGCTGTGCTTCATCAGCGGATGAACGATATGCAAAGGATGCTTCAAACATGCATGGAAATGCAAGTAGAGCTGCAACGGTCGGTCCGTCAAGAAGTTTCTGCAGCCCTAAACCGATCTGCTGGTTCAACAG ATGTGAATATTTGTGGGGATGGTTTGCTGAACGATGAATCCAAATGGGATAAAGTGAGGAAAGGAATATGTTGCTTATGTTGTAAGAACAATATCGATTCGTTACTGTACAG GTGTGGTCACATGTGCACATGTTCAAAATGTGCAGAACAATTGATGCACGAAAAAGCAAAATGCCCGATGTGCCTTGCACCAGTAGTTGAGGTCATCCGAGCTTTCTCTTCACAGTAA
- the LOC101265001 gene encoding RING-H2 finger protein ATL57, producing the protein MKRILLQYSNPEILHYSMSSSDPTITYQPMNDSVATAIGRPFKLTAPFDSSMALTILVLLTALFFMGFFSIYIRHFAGDITTSAGSDEDRRRRNLSLSSSSTFAHRSCRKGMDPSTVQSLPLISYGGAAKHLIEDCPICLSEFEVSELVRLIPYCRHVFHQQCLDTWLSSHVTCPLCRSTQFFKDEVCLDIVDVRDENVVSERSTVQQCDTCRCIRRSCSSSNLGSRVTLHRSASF; encoded by the exons ATGAAAAGAATATTGTTACAGTACTCAAACCCAGAAATTTTACATTATTCAATGAGTTCATCAGATCCAACAATTACTTATCAACCTATGAACGATTCCGTAGCTACAGCAATTGGAAGACCGTTTAAGCTAACTGCACCTTTCGATTCATCAATGGCGTTAACGATACTCGTTCTTCTCACTGCTCTGTTTTTCATGGgttttttctctatttatataCGTCACTTCGCCGGAGATATAACAACTTCCGCCGGTTCCGATGAGGATCGACGCCGGAGAAATCTATCCCTATCGTCGTCTTCTACCTTCGCGCACAG GTCTTGCCGGAAAGGGATGGATCCATCAACGGTGCAATCTCTACCGTTAATTTCATACGGTGGAGCCGCGAAGCACTTGATCGAAGACTGCCCAATTTGTTTATCAGAGTTCGAGGTGAGTGAACTCGTTCGTCTTATTCCGTACTGTCGTCACGTGTTTCATCAACAGTGCCTTGACACGTGGCTATCATCGCACGTGACTTGTCCACTTTGTCGATCAACACAATTTTTCAAGGATGAGGTTTGTTTGGATATAGTTGATGTAAGAGATGAAAATGTTGTGAGTGAGAGATCAACGGTTCAACAGTGTGACACGTGTAGGTGTATTAGAAGATCATGTAGTTCATCAAATTTGGGGAGTAGAGTGACATTGCATAGAAGTGCaagtttctaa
- the LOC101265306 gene encoding serine carboxypeptidase-like 51 yields MELKKSLFVFSLLFLIPFFHGGITTAIAATNQDFSESWGYVEVRPKAHMFWWYYRSSYRVEDPNKPWPIILWLQGGPGASGVGIGNFEEIGPLDTNLKPRNSTWLRKADLLFVDNPVGTGYSFVEDKKLFVKTDVEAATDLTTLLIEIFNKNQSLQQSPLYIVAESYGGKYAVTLALSALKAIQSGKLKLKLGGVALGDTWISPEDFVLSWGPLLKDVSRIDWNGLQKSNSLAKKIKQQIDAGQFGAATESWGTLESIISESSNSVDFYNFMLDSGMDPVALTSSELSQSIGMKRYSKYLQLSRITPGSDGDIDDLMNGVIRKKLKIIPKNVSWGGQAGSVFDALNDDFMKPRINEVDELLAKGVNVTVYNGQLDLICATKGTEAWVEKLKWEGLKTFLNMERNPIYCGGDKSTKAFTKSYKNLQFYWILGAGHFVPVDQPCVALDMIASITQSPAVSKK; encoded by the exons ATGGAATTGAAAAAATccctttttgtattttctttattgttCTTAATTCCATTTTTTCATGGAGGAATAACAACAGCCATTGCTGCAACAAATCAAGATTTTTCTGAATCATGGGGTTATGTTGAAGTTAGACCAA AAGCCCACATGTTCTGGTGGTACTACAGAAGTTCATACAGAGTTGAAGATCCAAATAAGCCATGGCCAATAATTCTTTGGTTACAGGGTGGACCT GGAGCATCAGGAGTTGGAATTGGGAATTTTGAAGAAATTGGGCCATTGGACACTAATCTTAAACCTAGGAATTCAACTTGGTTGAGAAAAGCTGATCTTCTTTTTGTA gatAATCCAGTTGGAACAGGATATAGTTTTGTGGaggacaaaaaattatttgtgaaaaCAGATGTGGAGGCAGCAACAGATTTGACCACattattaattgaaatatttaataaaaatcaaagtcTTCAACAAAGTCCTTTATATATAGTAGCAGAATCTTATGGAGGAAAATATGCTGTTACTCTTGCACTTTCAGCCTTAAAAGCTATTCAATCTGGAAAATTAAAGCTCAAACTTGGAG gaGTGGCATTGGGTGATACTTGGATTTCACCTGAAGATTTTGTG TTATCATGGGGCCCACTTTTGAAAGATGTATCAAGAATTGATTGGAATGGCCTACAAAAATCAAACAg tttagctaaaaaaataaaacagcaAATTGATGCTGGCCAATTTGGAGCTGCAACAGAGTCATGGGGCACACTGGAATCCATCATAAGTGAAAGCAGTAACTCAGtg GATTTCTACAATTTCATGTTGGATTCTGGAATGGATCCTGTAGCTTTAACATCTTCTGAATTATCACAATCAATTGGAATGAAGagatattcaaaatatttacaatTATCTAGAATTACTCCTGGTAGTGACGGTGATATTGATGATTTAATGAATGGtgttataagaaaaaaattgaaaattattccaaaaaatgttag ttGGGGAGGACAGGCTGGTTCGGTTTTTGATGCTctaaatgatgattttatgaAACCAAGAATTAATGAG GTTGATGAATTATTGGCCAAAGGGGTGAATGTGACTGTGTATAATGGACAA CTTGATCTCATTTGTGCCACTAAAGGAACAGAAGCATGGGTGGAAAAGCTAAA GTGGGAAGGTTTAAAAACTTTCTTGAACATGGAAAGAAATCCAATTTATTGTGGAGGTGACAAAAGTACTAAAGCTTTCACCAAATCATACAAGAACCTTCAGTTCTACTGGATTCTTGGAGCTGGCCATTTT GTACCAGTTGATCAACCTTGTGTGGCATTAGATATGATTGCTAGCATCACCCAATCTCCAgcagtttcaaaaaaataa